GGCGGCTGTTTCTGCACGGACAGTGCCTTCTCCCGGACGTACCATCGCTACGCCGCCTCCCTCGCAGCCCGCGCCGGCGCGCTCGTCGTGTCCGTGGAGTACCGTCTAGCGCCGGAGCACCCCATACCGGCGGCCTACGACGACGCGTGGGCCGCGCTCCGGTGGGTGGTGACCACTGCTGCGCTCTCGGACCCCTGGATCTCTGCGCACGCGGACCACAGGCGCGTGTTCCTCGCCGGCGACAGCGTCGGTGGCAACATCGCCTACCACACGGCCGTGCGCGCCAGCCGCGACGATGGCAACTCCGTGGACGTCGAGGGCGTCATCATGGTGCAGCCCTACTTGTGGGGAGGTGAGCGGCTGCCGGCCGAGGAAGCCTGGGACGGCGTGGCGGTGTTCCCGCCGGACCTCGTGGAGAAGCTCTGGCCGTTCGTGACGGCGGGCCAGGCAGGCAACGACGACCCTCGGATCGACCCTCCGGACGAGGAGATCGCGTCGCTCAAGTGCCGGCGCGCGCTGGTGGCGCTGGCAGGGAAGGACATATTTCGGCACCGCGCGCGCCGGCTGGCTGCCCGCATGCGCGACGGCGCGTGGAAGGGGAGCGTGACGCTGGTGGAGCTGGAGGGCGAGGACCATTGTTTCCACCTCTACAGGCCGCAGCGCGCGACCAGCCACAAGC
This Lolium perenne isolate Kyuss_39 chromosome 1, Kyuss_2.0, whole genome shotgun sequence DNA region includes the following protein-coding sequences:
- the LOC127329255 gene encoding probable carboxylesterase 5, which gives rise to MHANKNAFGANVAVDIYPFIRRYEDGRIERFVRSSFVPASADPAGGDGVASRDVVVDHATGVSARVFLPSGAAATGRRLPVVLYIHGGCFCTDSAFSRTYHRYAASLAARAGALVVSVEYRLAPEHPIPAAYDDAWAALRWVVTTAALSDPWISAHADHRRVFLAGDSVGGNIAYHTAVRASRDDGNSVDVEGVIMVQPYLWGGERLPAEEAWDGVAVFPPDLVEKLWPFVTAGQAGNDDPRIDPPDEEIASLKCRRALVALAGKDIFRHRARRLAARMRDGAWKGSVTLVELEGEDHCFHLYRPQRATSHKLMESIVQFINQPIRGISKI